One segment of Saprospiraceae bacterium DNA contains the following:
- a CDS encoding BamA/TamA family outer membrane protein — MRNIVLFVVPLLLASCMGTRRLPEGQLLYRGAKVELKKADKAWPTDALKTAAQSVVALPVPNKAVLGISFGLWVNTRFKPQTWMHKKFATTPVLFTPDMVETTEKLLDNRALNHGYFDAEVTHIVKIKRKKRQAKVRYTLHLPAPPHRLRHIEYQLPINDEFGRRVANLLPSATLKPGHVYNLDALRTERERLAQHLRNEGYYEFQADYFFFEADTLIGERNIDLNLRVKSSAPTNAFARYMVDTIAVFPNMQGINDTTTQKPPHGEGDCVAFRGRPGGLPPDMLRKTLAFNCGDYYSGAAHETTLAYLFHLSSFKFINLRFEPKPDSTLAASLQLIPHKRHKVKLNGAAVYSPQLYWGGVFGLVYDNRNTFGGAETLRLEASAQPLRISDKRNAGSDINLLTLDAKTTLTIPRLRPPTFRPDGSIRAPLLQNRYALEYQLSRYVLLQASDFGKFGAALHEFDFDGGWVIKNSSRPTLTQEINPLSAGGRFTAIFPKTFRTIFEATVKGDSTSSVNLTYAPQIYFAPNYAFVHDNRFLTSLRRQTYWRVKTTLRGGLFFDSPLAPESQTSPFNLVTFIENDIRQFFNLDKRTTLAGRFVFNAALPLTDASVSSFSINDLYIIGGANSLRAFPPRTIGPGSLPPEAGASGIAIISNHVGNFLMEMSWEYRRRFTPHWEWAAFLDAGNIWTFAPLPNQPGAEFKLNRFYKELAVGTGLGLRYGISFLVIRLDVATPVVKPWLTVGERWRLGKFAPHSRAWRRENLVLNFSVGYPF; from the coding sequence ATGAGAAACATCGTCCTTTTCGTCGTCCCGCTCCTATTGGCTTCCTGCATGGGCACGCGCCGCTTGCCCGAAGGCCAATTGCTCTATCGCGGGGCAAAAGTGGAGCTGAAAAAAGCGGACAAGGCATGGCCGACCGATGCCTTGAAAACTGCCGCACAATCGGTGGTGGCATTGCCAGTGCCCAACAAGGCGGTGTTGGGCATCTCGTTCGGGTTGTGGGTCAACACTCGGTTCAAACCGCAAACTTGGATGCACAAAAAGTTTGCAACAACGCCCGTTTTGTTCACCCCCGACATGGTGGAAACAACAGAAAAACTACTCGACAATCGGGCGCTCAATCACGGCTATTTCGATGCGGAGGTGACGCACATCGTGAAAATAAAAAGAAAAAAGCGCCAAGCAAAAGTCCGATACACGCTTCACCTGCCCGCACCGCCACACCGACTCCGCCACATCGAATACCAACTGCCAATCAATGACGAGTTTGGCCGCCGCGTGGCCAATTTGCTGCCCAGCGCCACCCTCAAACCCGGCCACGTTTACAATCTGGATGCCCTGCGGACGGAGCGCGAGCGCCTCGCCCAGCATCTTCGCAATGAAGGTTACTATGAGTTTCAAGCCGACTATTTCTTTTTTGAGGCGGATACGCTCATCGGCGAGCGGAACATTGACTTGAATTTGCGCGTGAAATCTTCCGCACCCACCAATGCTTTTGCCCGATACATGGTGGACACCATCGCAGTGTTCCCCAATATGCAGGGCATCAACGACACCACTACCCAAAAGCCGCCGCACGGCGAGGGCGATTGCGTGGCTTTTCGAGGCAGACCGGGTGGGCTGCCGCCCGATATGTTGCGAAAAACGTTGGCTTTCAACTGTGGCGATTACTATTCCGGGGCCGCGCACGAAACCACCTTGGCCTATCTTTTTCACCTCAGCTCCTTCAAATTCATCAATCTGCGCTTCGAGCCAAAGCCGGACTCCACGCTGGCCGCATCCCTCCAACTCATCCCGCACAAACGCCACAAGGTGAAGCTCAACGGGGCCGCCGTGTACTCTCCCCAGTTGTATTGGGGCGGGGTGTTCGGATTGGTGTACGACAATCGAAACACCTTTGGCGGCGCGGAAACGCTGCGATTGGAGGCCTCCGCGCAGCCCTTGCGCATTTCCGACAAGAGAAACGCGGGTTCCGATATCAACCTCCTGACATTGGATGCGAAGACCACGCTGACGATTCCGCGATTGCGCCCGCCAACGTTCAGGCCAGATGGCAGCATCCGTGCGCCATTGTTGCAAAACCGCTATGCGCTGGAGTATCAGCTGTCACGTTATGTGCTGCTGCAAGCGTCTGATTTTGGCAAATTTGGCGCGGCGCTGCACGAGTTCGACTTCGACGGGGGCTGGGTCATCAAAAACAGCAGCCGCCCCACGCTCACGCAAGAAATCAACCCGCTGAGCGCCGGTGGGCGCTTCACCGCCATTTTCCCAAAAACGTTTCGCACTATCTTTGAGGCAACAGTGAAGGGCGATTCGACCAGTAGCGTGAATTTGACCTACGCGCCACAGATTTATTTTGCGCCCAACTATGCCTTCGTTCACGACAATCGTTTCCTTACCAGCTTGCGTCGGCAAACATATTGGCGCGTGAAAACAACGCTGCGCGGGGGGCTTTTTTTCGATTCGCCGCTGGCCCCCGAATCACAGACCTCGCCGTTCAATCTGGTGACTTTTATTGAAAACGATATTCGCCAATTTTTCAATCTCGACAAGCGCACCACCCTTGCGGGAAGGTTCGTGTTCAACGCGGCGCTTCCGCTCACCGATGCCTCCGTGTCGTCTTTTTCCATCAACGACCTTTATATCATCGGTGGGGCCAATAGCCTACGGGCCTTTCCGCCCCGCACCATCGGCCCCGGCAGCTTGCCGCCGGAGGCTGGCGCGAGCGGCATTGCCATCATCTCCAATCATGTGGGCAATTTTTTGATGGAAATGTCTTGGGAGTACCGTCGGCGCTTCACTCCTCATTGGGAGTGGGCTGCCTTCTTGGATGCGGGCAACATCTGGACCTTTGCCCCGTTGCCCAACCAACCGGGCGCGGAGTTCAAACTCAATCGTTTTTACAAGGAATTGGCCGTGGGGACGGGGCTTGGGCTGCGCTACGGCATCAGCTTTTTGGTCATTCGTCTCGATGTGGCCACGCCTGTCGTGAAACCCTGGCTCACGGTGGGCGAGCGGTGGAGATTAGGGAAGTTTGCCCCCCACTCTCGTGCTTGGCGCAGGGAAAATTTGGTGCTCAATTTTTCGGTGGGGTACCCGTTCTGA